One window of the Salvia splendens isolate huo1 chromosome 1, SspV2, whole genome shotgun sequence genome contains the following:
- the LOC121756308 gene encoding uncharacterized protein LOC121756308, producing MEGAPWMIGGDFNTILHLQDRVGSDTNRQAKMVDFAESIEDCRILDPGFDGSEFTWAKNGLFERLDRIPVNERWAQSLETTRVTNLPRIASDHGPVLVRCKVTSNNIGGRPFRFQNMWIRHEGFEDLVRGDWIQPTESEGLLNFQIKLARLKRILKVWNKETFGNIHNNLRDMEAKIASPSTFDSLKWRRISGAKRLP from the coding sequence ATGGAGGGCGCACCTTGGATGatcggaggggacttcaacaccattctccaTCTGCAAGACAGAGTAGGGAGTGACACAAACCGCCAAGCTaaaatggtggactttgcggaGTCCATTGAGGACTGCAGGATACTAGACCCGGGCTTTGATGGGTCGGAGTTCacgtgggccaagaatggcctcttcGAAAGATTGGATAGAATCCCAGTGAACGAACGGTGGGCACAAAGTTTGGAAACTACTCGGGTGACGAACctgccccggattgcctcggaccacggGCCTGTGTTGGTAAGATGCAAAGTGACAAGCAACAACATAGGGGGAAGGCCAttcaggttccaaaacatgtggattAGGCACGAAGGATTTGAGGACCTTGTACGGGGAGATTGGATCCAACCGACGGAGTCTGAAGGCCTCctcaatttccaaatcaaacTTGCTCGGTTAAAGAGAATCCTAAAGGTGTGGAACAAGGAGACTTTCGGGAACATTCATAACAACCTCAGGGATATGGAGGCGAAAATCGCATCGCCGAGTACATTCGACTCCTtaaaatggaggaggatttctggcGCCAAAAGGCTACCCTAA